One genomic region from Reichenbachiella ulvae encodes:
- a CDS encoding RluA family pseudouridine synthase has product MQEYYELGKKEKPQFLNRLAPKVFEWVVSKAKAKKAIASGAILVNGKPVAYDAKVYPGDKISFNLNDGAVINRTSAKVFEQKIEVAYEDQHLAVLNKPGGLSVNGNQYKTLENTLPFNLQLSKEPDALDQMRPLHRLDGPTCGLVMVAKTERAQVLMGRQFQEKKIRKRYQAVIVGKLEPSKGTVDLPVDGKKSLSEYETVKTGKSLKYGDLSLVHLYPVTGRTHQLRIHMSEMGCPIVGDKFYSKGIEVLNGKGLMLCSDQLVFSHPISKKQITVQIDVPNKFNTYMKREDRRALD; this is encoded by the coding sequence ATGCAGGAATATTACGAGCTGGGTAAAAAGGAAAAGCCGCAATTCTTGAATCGTTTGGCACCTAAAGTCTTCGAATGGGTAGTCTCCAAGGCCAAAGCGAAAAAGGCTATAGCATCTGGTGCAATCCTGGTCAATGGCAAACCAGTGGCCTATGATGCAAAAGTGTATCCGGGAGACAAGATCAGCTTCAACCTCAATGACGGGGCTGTGATCAATAGAACCTCAGCTAAAGTATTCGAACAAAAGATAGAAGTCGCTTACGAGGATCAGCACCTCGCCGTACTCAACAAGCCGGGAGGCTTGTCAGTCAATGGCAACCAATACAAAACGCTGGAGAATACACTACCTTTCAATCTCCAACTAAGTAAGGAACCAGATGCCCTGGATCAGATGCGGCCCCTGCATCGTTTGGATGGGCCTACTTGTGGATTAGTTATGGTAGCCAAGACCGAACGAGCTCAGGTATTGATGGGTAGGCAGTTTCAGGAAAAGAAGATTCGAAAACGCTATCAGGCGGTCATTGTAGGGAAGCTAGAGCCCTCTAAAGGCACAGTTGATTTGCCTGTGGATGGTAAGAAAAGCCTGAGTGAATATGAAACTGTGAAAACAGGCAAGTCCTTGAAATATGGAGACTTAAGCTTGGTTCATCTCTATCCTGTGACAGGTCGAACGCACCAGTTGCGCATACACATGTCCGAAATGGGCTGTCCCATAGTAGGAGACAAGTTCTATTCCAAAGGTATTGAGGTGCTAAATGGAAAAGGTCTCATGCTGTGCTCAGATCAGCTGGTTTTTTCTCACCCTATCTCAAAAAAGCAGATCACAGTCCAGATCGATGTGCCTAATAAGTTCAATACCTATATGAAGCGAGAGGATAGGAGGGCTCTCGATTGA
- a CDS encoding T9SS type A sorting domain-containing protein, translating to MKRIIPTVLALMIAHVSVSQTTINGFAKVTGISGTVVSVSDVDETSDSFEVGNELILMQMQDDVIGLNTADDASFGDLGDIGSAGLYELATISSVDRSSGLVSITLDEAPTNTYTVSSNTSVQVITLPSYANFSTSSDLTTKAWDGNVGGVFAIDVENTLTLAHSIDVSELGFRGGGQNTVGTDGTCNSTTYATSSTVDFSEKGEGIYKSTNSAYNNGRGKILNGGGGANVHNGGGGGGGNYTAGGNGGDGVGASCEAEGLGGIDLSDNISSSRIFMGGGGGGGHQNDTNGSDGANGGGIILIRAGEILINASCGGLSISANGGSSSDAGNDGVGGSGAGGAIVFSVDTWSLGCDLTLQANGGNGGNVGSTTAHGGGGGGGKGVIFMNGSAPVSNFTTEVNQGTGGLNDSDFEDGSADSGNTTPSNVDADPTGMVMVSSSPLPVELKYWDFELSDDKVILNWATSVEINNEYFTLEKSLDGKKWTVLTMIAGAGNSNELIRYDYIDFNPGLENYYRLSQTDYDGDTESFEVLKVTNSLNHENVIVYPNPSKGVLKLAIHPQNYSLSLVDLTGKSFEITSYWKGNELIVDTHEAPNGIYFLELVLNSGKQRFKLLIE from the coding sequence ATGAAAAGAATTATCCCTACCGTTCTTGCGCTGATGATTGCGCATGTGTCTGTTTCTCAAACAACTATTAATGGATTTGCAAAAGTTACAGGTATTTCTGGTACGGTCGTGTCAGTATCTGATGTAGATGAGACTTCTGATTCCTTTGAAGTGGGGAATGAATTAATTTTGATGCAAATGCAGGATGATGTTATCGGATTAAATACTGCCGATGATGCATCTTTTGGGGATTTGGGTGATATTGGTAGTGCAGGTCTTTATGAATTAGCCACAATTTCTTCGGTGGACCGATCTTCTGGCTTAGTGTCAATAACCCTTGATGAGGCCCCAACCAATACTTATACGGTTTCATCTAATACCTCTGTTCAAGTTATTACTCTTCCGAGCTACGCAAATTTTTCAACCTCTTCAGATTTAACTACAAAAGCTTGGGACGGAAATGTAGGTGGCGTTTTTGCGATTGATGTAGAGAATACACTCACCCTTGCTCATAGCATAGATGTGAGTGAATTGGGATTTCGAGGTGGAGGACAAAATACTGTGGGTACAGATGGTACATGTAATTCGACAACTTATGCTACAAGTTCCACTGTAGATTTTAGCGAAAAAGGTGAAGGTATTTACAAGTCCACTAATTCCGCTTATAACAATGGTAGAGGGAAAATACTAAATGGTGGTGGTGGTGCCAATGTCCATAATGGCGGTGGTGGAGGCGGTGGTAACTACACTGCAGGAGGAAATGGTGGAGATGGAGTAGGTGCAAGCTGTGAAGCAGAAGGTTTAGGAGGTATTGATTTAAGTGATAATATAAGTTCTTCTCGCATCTTTATGGGAGGAGGTGGAGGAGGTGGCCATCAGAATGATACCAATGGAAGCGATGGTGCAAATGGTGGTGGAATCATTTTAATAAGAGCAGGTGAAATTTTGATCAATGCGAGTTGTGGAGGGTTAAGTATTAGTGCCAATGGGGGTAGTTCCTCTGATGCAGGAAATGATGGAGTTGGAGGTAGCGGGGCAGGAGGGGCTATTGTATTTTCAGTGGATACCTGGTCTTTAGGGTGTGATTTAACACTTCAAGCCAATGGTGGTAATGGTGGTAATGTTGGCTCAACCACTGCGCATGGTGGTGGTGGTGGTGGTGGAAAGGGTGTCATTTTCATGAATGGATCTGCTCCTGTATCCAATTTTACCACGGAAGTCAATCAAGGTACCGGGGGGTTAAATGATTCTGATTTTGAAGATGGAAGCGCCGATTCAGGGAATACTACACCAAGTAATGTAGATGCTGACCCAACAGGTATGGTTATGGTGAGTTCCAGCCCGTTACCGGTAGAATTGAAGTATTGGGATTTTGAATTGTCTGATGATAAGGTAATACTCAATTGGGCTACCTCAGTCGAGATAAATAATGAATATTTCACTTTGGAAAAATCCTTGGATGGAAAAAAATGGACGGTTTTGACAATGATAGCTGGAGCTGGAAACTCTAATGAATTAATTCGATATGATTACATTGATTTTAACCCTGGTTTGGAAAATTATTATAGATTGTCTCAAACAGATTACGATGGTGACACAGAGTCTTTTGAGGTATTAAAAGTGACTAATAGTTTGAATCATGAAAATGTAATAGTATATCCAAACCCTAGTAAGGGGGTATTGAAATTAGCTATACATCCACAGAATTACAGTTTGAGTTTAGTCGACCTTACAGGAAAATCATTTGAGATTACTTCTTATTGGAAAGGAAATGAGTTGATTGTAGATACTCATGAAGCCCCTAATGGGATTTATTTCCTTGAATTGGTATTGAATTCTGGAAAGCAGCGGTTCAAGCTTTTGATAGAATAA